A portion of the Candidatus Eremiobacteraceae bacterium genome contains these proteins:
- a CDS encoding tetratricopeptide repeat protein encodes MSADPEAVVPANAPHATPDVRPYIIKTYDRWIILVLVLLGGWLLFKPLFAFSVYYRGVSFEHMLRLRVAEHYYRKAISVDPKVPEGWLGLGELQMMRARSEPDEYANTIDTFTRGLTFNPKSGALAFSLCRAYYEIGKDYPNALTACQAGFKNDDNNRFAWDYAAWASLHVGKRDQALTYWREALRRGHGPAAAFIKRYSKSG; translated from the coding sequence ATGAGCGCCGATCCGGAGGCCGTGGTGCCCGCAAACGCGCCGCACGCGACACCCGATGTACGTCCGTACATCATCAAGACCTACGACCGCTGGATCATCCTCGTGCTGGTGCTGTTAGGCGGCTGGCTGCTCTTCAAACCGCTCTTCGCGTTTTCGGTATACTATCGCGGCGTAAGCTTCGAGCACATGCTGCGTCTGCGCGTCGCCGAACACTATTACCGCAAAGCCATCAGCGTCGATCCCAAAGTCCCCGAGGGCTGGCTGGGCCTCGGTGAGCTGCAGATGATGCGCGCTCGCTCAGAACCCGATGAATACGCGAACACCATCGACACCTTCACGCGCGGCCTCACCTTCAATCCGAAGAGCGGCGCGCTCGCGTTCTCTTTATGCCGGGCTTACTATGAGATCGGCAAGGACTATCCCAACGCGCTGACGGCGTGTCAAGCGGGCTTCAAGAACGACGACAACAACCGCTTCGCGTGGGACTACGCCGCCTGGGCGAGCCTGCACGTGGGCAAGCGCGACCAGGCGCTGACGTATTGGCGCGAGGCGCTGCGGCGCGGGCACGGGCCCGCGGCCGCATTCATCAAACGCTACTCGAAGAGCGGTTAA
- a CDS encoding HdeD family acid-resistance protein, translating into MALAAEVVGTIADHWWVLLIRGIVGIIFGALFIFYPGITLVALLYLFGAYALVDGVFALIQAFRLGVHSDRWWPLIFEAIVGVAVGIVFFRFTGLSAVVVAFVIAVWAITTGIFELVAAFRFGGSGGAPWLLGIGGVLSIIVGIIFAWAPIEALLAYVWVLGIYAIIFGVMLIVWSFRLRSAAPTAPADAAS; encoded by the coding sequence ATGGCTCTAGCGGCTGAGGTCGTCGGCACGATCGCTGACCATTGGTGGGTGCTGCTGATCCGCGGCATCGTCGGCATCATTTTCGGAGCGTTGTTCATCTTCTATCCGGGCATCACGCTCGTGGCGCTGCTGTATCTGTTCGGCGCGTATGCGCTGGTCGACGGCGTGTTCGCGCTCATCCAAGCCTTTCGACTGGGCGTCCACAGCGATCGCTGGTGGCCGCTGATCTTCGAAGCGATCGTCGGCGTCGCGGTCGGCATCGTGTTCTTCCGGTTCACCGGCCTGAGCGCGGTGGTGGTCGCATTCGTGATCGCGGTGTGGGCGATCACGACCGGCATCTTCGAACTCGTCGCAGCGTTCCGCTTCGGCGGCAGCGGCGGCGCGCCGTGGCTGCTCGGCATCGGTGGCGTGCTGTCGATCATCGTCGGCATCATCTTCGCTTGGGCGCCGATCGAGGCGCTCTTGGCGTATGTATGGGTGCTGGGAATCTACGCCATCATCTTCGGCGTGATGCTGATCGTCTGGTCCTTTAGATTGCGCTCGGCGGCGCCAACGGCGCCGGCGGACGCCGCCTCTTAA
- a CDS encoding patatin-like phospholipase family protein — MSVSRAGFLSVLAAAAGMGVATQAEAAKPPWDPLPPPLKSPKQRVGRRALVLSGGGARGAYEAGVLKYLFRDADKDGPPFDLVCGTSAGAINAAFAARGSQASIAQAETFWRDLPNEKVLVFEPQVQDGITAVDYLMQSSHHGYPAKLSYLARANQSFHAMGPPKELVYVMGAVNDDKIQGLVRKYAMTLDELKLSLVITATNITVLGSDTFYNFNGPFGPAMQQKFLNAARLLAAKQIIEDADVQTPRDSYLHRYRLSSDNFMDAVLASASVPGVFQPVSVQHDETGAVNAYVDGGVANNVPVGVAVDAGATDVTVVMVNAPDEIVPPPPDTLPDLLQACLNLMQRQILESDVRLVFTRNLLSRHREVEGLSPDVADFVNALHLDHWEPIRMRVIRPAQTLDVTTMGFDNADGIAAAIDAGYQDAQNPEVFSA; from the coding sequence ATGAGCGTTTCTCGAGCCGGTTTCTTGAGCGTGCTCGCCGCTGCGGCCGGCATGGGCGTCGCCACGCAGGCCGAAGCGGCAAAGCCGCCGTGGGATCCGCTGCCGCCTCCGCTCAAGTCGCCCAAGCAGCGAGTCGGACGGCGTGCGCTCGTGCTCAGCGGCGGTGGCGCGCGCGGCGCCTATGAAGCGGGCGTTCTGAAGTACCTGTTCAGAGACGCCGACAAAGACGGCCCGCCATTCGATCTCGTCTGCGGCACATCTGCAGGCGCGATCAACGCGGCGTTCGCCGCGCGCGGCAGCCAAGCGTCGATCGCGCAAGCCGAGACGTTCTGGCGCGATCTGCCGAACGAGAAGGTCCTGGTGTTCGAGCCGCAGGTGCAAGACGGCATCACCGCCGTCGACTACCTCATGCAATCGTCGCACCACGGCTATCCTGCGAAGCTGTCCTATCTCGCGCGCGCCAACCAGTCGTTCCACGCCATGGGGCCGCCCAAAGAGCTGGTCTACGTCATGGGCGCGGTCAACGACGACAAGATTCAGGGACTCGTGCGCAAGTACGCCATGACACTCGATGAGCTCAAGCTCAGCCTCGTCATCACGGCGACCAACATCACCGTGCTCGGCTCCGACACGTTCTACAACTTCAACGGCCCGTTCGGCCCGGCGATGCAGCAGAAGTTCTTGAACGCAGCTCGGCTCCTCGCAGCCAAGCAGATCATCGAAGACGCCGACGTGCAGACGCCGCGCGACAGCTACCTGCACCGGTACCGGCTCTCGTCCGACAATTTCATGGACGCGGTGCTCGCCTCGGCCTCCGTGCCGGGCGTCTTCCAGCCGGTGAGCGTCCAACACGACGAGACCGGCGCGGTGAACGCCTACGTCGACGGCGGCGTGGCCAACAACGTGCCGGTCGGCGTCGCGGTGGACGCGGGGGCGACCGACGTCACCGTGGTGATGGTCAACGCGCCGGACGAGATCGTGCCGCCGCCGCCGGACACGCTGCCCGACCTGCTGCAGGCGTGTCTCAATCTGATGCAGCGCCAGATCCTCGAAAGCGATGTCCGTCTGGTGTTCACGCGCAACCTCTTGTCGCGCCATCGAGAGGTCGAAGGCCTTAGCCCTGACGTGGCTGACTTCGTCAACGCCTTGCATCTCGATCATTGGGAGCCTATCCGCATGCGCGTCATCCGGCCGGCGCAGACGCTGGACGTGACCACGATGGGCTTTGACAACGCCGATGGTATCGCGGCCGCGATCGATGCCGGTTACCAGGACGCGCAGAACCCCGAAGTGTTCTCGGCGTAA
- a CDS encoding patatin-like phospholipase family protein: MKLSRSGFLAALGAAGATAGAARAEAALPPWYPLPPPLKPKLPTRALVLSGAGARGAYEAGALKWLYKDIDTQGIPYDVICGTSAGAINSAFAARATAESISQAEQLWLSMPQANVLQLVPPAQHAMDAGEAFRESSEHGFPAKLKYLSRANRELKAMGSKEDLAKVMGVVSSDGINGLVKKYPFTLTEMKTGLVITATNMTRFSSDAFYHFVGPKADAQTQHFNARLKVSAEGSDDTVAQPSNRRFRLTQDNLVKAVLASAAVPGVFQPVEVPVTETGAADLYVDGGVANNTPVSTAAIAGATDITVLIASSPDEGREKQPTTMPGLLEASFAVIQRELLEDDLRLALAKNLLSRYRDYRGLSAQTVAFLDSIRATDWEPIKLRIIRPATVMKLTAMGFNDAADLQAAFDLGYNDAQNPTVYSL, translated from the coding sequence ATGAAACTGTCGCGATCAGGATTTCTCGCCGCGCTCGGCGCTGCAGGCGCCACTGCCGGCGCAGCCCGCGCCGAAGCCGCGCTGCCGCCATGGTATCCGTTGCCCCCGCCGCTCAAACCGAAGCTGCCTACGCGGGCGCTGGTGCTCAGCGGAGCCGGGGCGCGGGGCGCGTACGAGGCCGGCGCGCTCAAGTGGCTTTATAAGGATATTGACACGCAGGGGATCCCGTACGACGTGATCTGCGGAACATCCGCCGGCGCCATCAACTCGGCGTTCGCCGCGCGAGCCACCGCCGAGTCGATCTCCCAGGCCGAACAGTTGTGGCTCTCGATGCCGCAGGCCAACGTCTTGCAGCTCGTGCCGCCCGCGCAGCACGCGATGGATGCGGGCGAGGCGTTCCGCGAATCGTCCGAGCACGGTTTCCCCGCAAAGCTGAAGTACTTGAGCCGGGCGAACCGAGAGCTCAAAGCCATGGGCTCGAAGGAAGATCTCGCCAAGGTCATGGGCGTGGTCAGCAGCGACGGCATCAACGGCCTGGTCAAGAAGTATCCCTTCACGCTGACCGAGATGAAGACGGGTCTCGTGATCACGGCCACCAACATGACGCGTTTCAGCTCCGATGCGTTCTATCATTTCGTCGGGCCGAAAGCAGACGCTCAGACCCAGCATTTCAACGCTCGCCTGAAGGTCAGCGCCGAGGGCAGTGATGACACGGTGGCGCAACCCAGCAACAGACGCTTCCGCCTGACACAAGACAATCTGGTCAAGGCCGTGCTCGCTTCCGCCGCCGTGCCCGGTGTTTTCCAACCGGTCGAAGTGCCGGTGACTGAGACCGGAGCCGCCGATCTGTACGTGGATGGCGGCGTCGCGAACAACACGCCCGTCAGCACCGCAGCGATCGCCGGCGCGACCGACATCACGGTGCTCATCGCCTCGTCGCCGGATGAAGGCAGAGAAAAACAGCCGACGACAATGCCGGGCCTGTTGGAAGCGTCGTTCGCGGTCATCCAGCGCGAGCTGCTCGAAGACGACCTGCGGCTCGCGCTTGCGAAGAATCTGCTCTCGCGCTACCGCGACTACCGCGGGCTGAGCGCGCAGACGGTCGCGTTCCTGGACTCGATCCGTGCCACCGATTGGGAGCCGATCAAGCTGCGCATCATCCGTCCTGCCACGGTGATGAAGCTGACCGCTATGGGTTTCAACGACGCGGCGGATCTGCAGGCGGCCTTCGATCTAGGTTATAACGACGCGCAGAATCCGACGGTGTACTCGCTGTGA
- a CDS encoding VOC family protein, producing the protein MHIAVVTVFVNDLDRAIDFYTKKLGWEKTMDEPMGEGMRWVTVAPPGAITAFTLSTDTERGKPGSTGVVLEVDDVYKVHDKLSKAGVEFEDPPRTEAWGGWAMIKDSEGNILGLHSGATAGVSNN; encoded by the coding sequence ATGCATATCGCCGTAGTGACGGTCTTCGTCAACGACCTCGATCGCGCGATCGACTTCTACACCAAGAAACTCGGTTGGGAAAAGACCATGGATGAGCCGATGGGCGAAGGGATGCGCTGGGTGACCGTGGCGCCGCCCGGTGCGATCACCGCGTTCACGCTATCGACGGACACCGAGCGAGGCAAGCCCGGTTCTACCGGCGTCGTGCTGGAAGTGGACGACGTCTACAAGGTCCACGACAAGCTTTCGAAAGCGGGCGTCGAGTTCGAGGATCCCCCGCGGACGGAAGCGTGGGGCGGGTGGGCGATGATCAAAGACTCGGAAGGGAACATCCTCGGATTGCACTCGGGCGCGACGGCAGGCGTCAGCAATAACTAA
- a CDS encoding DNA-3-methyladenine glycosylase I, producing the protein MTKGRSPLRRCPWARAEPELSYHDEEWGIPVHDDRRLFEMLVLEGAQAGLSWDTILRKRASYRKAFAGFDPARVARFTPAHIEKLMADPGIVRNRLKIESTVSNAKAFLTVAREFGSFDTYVWRFVDGKPIDDKRRRMSAVPASTKRAEALSADLRKRGFRFVGPTICYAFMQAVGLVNDHLLDCAFHDTERVK; encoded by the coding sequence ATAACTAAGGGCCGCTCGCCCCTTCGTCGTTGCCCGTGGGCTCGGGCCGAACCCGAGCTCAGTTATCACGACGAAGAGTGGGGCATCCCGGTCCACGATGATCGCAGGCTCTTCGAAATGCTCGTGTTGGAAGGCGCCCAAGCGGGCTTGAGCTGGGACACGATTCTGCGCAAACGCGCGAGCTATCGCAAAGCGTTCGCCGGATTCGATCCCGCGCGAGTAGCGCGCTTCACGCCGGCGCACATCGAGAAGCTCATGGCGGACCCGGGCATCGTGCGCAACCGCTTGAAGATCGAGTCAACTGTTTCCAATGCCAAAGCGTTTCTGACCGTTGCCCGCGAGTTCGGGAGCTTCGACACGTATGTGTGGCGCTTCGTAGACGGGAAGCCGATCGATGATAAGCGCCGGCGGATGTCGGCTGTCCCCGCATCGACCAAACGGGCTGAGGCGTTGAGCGCGGATCTCCGTAAGCGCGGCTTCCGCTTCGTCGGTCCCACGATCTGCTATGCGTTCATGCAAGCCGTGGGCCTAGTCAACGATCATCTGCTCGACTGCGCGTTTCACGATACGGAGAGAGTCAAATAG